Within the Blastocatellia bacterium genome, the region CTTGCACCGCTCAACGCGCATCGCTTCTTCACAGCAGGCAAGCGGTCGTGTTAGATTGCGTCTTCGCTCGAAAGGCCGGGTCGCTATGAAGATCGCGCGGCGATTCATCGTCAAGGGCAGAGTGCAGGGCGTCGGTTATCGCTTCTTCGCCATCCGCGCCGCGAATCGTCTCGGCGTCGTCGGCAGCGTCAGGAACCTTGCCGACGGCACCGTCGAAGCCATCGCCGAAGGGACCGCGGAAGCGGTTGCCGAGTTTCGCGCAGAGCTTTGGCGCGGGCCGTCTTACGCGCAGGTCACGGCGGTGGATGAATCCGATCTGAAACCGAGCGGGCGTCACAAGAGCTTCGATGTTGAATATTGAATGAGGAGAGTTATCTGTGGACAACCTGAAGAAGATGATCCGCACGGTCCCCGACTTCCCGAAGCCGGGCATCATGTTTTATGACATCACGACGCTGTTGAAAGACCCGTATGGCTTACGCACAACGATTGACCGACTGGTCGAGTGCATTGACGATCCGAACATTGACACGGTGATCGGCATCGAAGCGCGCGGCTTCATCTTTGCGCCGGCGCTGGCTTACCGGCTGAAGGCGGGCTTCGTGCCGGTGCGCAAGCCCCGCAAGCTGCCGGCGGCGACCGAATCGATCTCTTACGACCTGGAATATGGCACCGACACGCTGGAGATTCACAGCGATGCCATCGGCAAAGGCAACCGCGTATTGATTGCCGATGATTTACTGGCGACCGGCGGCACGGCGCGCGCCGTCGTCAACCTGGTCGAGAAGCTTGGCGGCACGGTCGCCGGGCTAGCGTTCGTTGTCGAGCTGACCTTCCTGAAGGGCCGCGAGCGTTTCAACGACTACAAGGTCAGATCATTGTTGCAGTATGATGAGTAGCGGTGTTGATGAATAGACAATCAAAAAGCGAATCTGATAGGCTAAAGCCAATGTGCTCCCGTAGCTCAGTTGGATAGAGCGAGAGTTTCCTAAACTCTAGGCCGCAGGTTCGAGTCCTGCCGGGGGCACCATCACTTCGCCAACCTTCGACTTTGTTCGGGTATGCCAATGAAAAAAACTCTCGCAGCCCTGTCCACTCTCGCGCTTGCTCTGACGGTTGCCGGCGCGCAGCGCAGCAAGCCAGCCGCTACTGCCAGCGCCAATCCGACCGATAAGCTCAACCCGCAGATTCAAAAGATCGTCCGCGAAATCTCGGCGGCCAATATCGAAGCGACGATCCGCAAGCTCGTCGGCTTTGGCACACGCCACTCGCTATCGGATACCGCGAGCGAGACGCGCGGCATCGGCGCGGCGCGGCGCTGGATCAAATCCGAGCTTGAGCGCTACGCCCGCGAATCGGGCGGGCGGTTGCAGGTCGAGTTCGACGAGTTCACTCAACCACCTGTGGCGCGCATCCCGAAACCGACGCAACTGGTCAACGTCGTCGCCACGTTGCCCGGACGACAGCCGGAATCCAAAGATCGCATCTTCGTCGTCAGCGGTCATTATGATTCGTGCGTCTGCGCTCAGGACTTGCTCGACGGGACCAGCGATGCGCCGGGCGCGAATGATGACGCG harbors:
- a CDS encoding acylphosphatase, producing MKIARRFIVKGRVQGVGYRFFAIRAANRLGVVGSVRNLADGTVEAIAEGTAEAVAEFRAELWRGPSYAQVTAVDESDLKPSGRHKSFDVEY
- a CDS encoding adenine phosphoribosyltransferase, with protein sequence MDNLKKMIRTVPDFPKPGIMFYDITTLLKDPYGLRTTIDRLVECIDDPNIDTVIGIEARGFIFAPALAYRLKAGFVPVRKPRKLPAATESISYDLEYGTDTLEIHSDAIGKGNRVLIADDLLATGGTARAVVNLVEKLGGTVAGLAFVVELTFLKGRERFNDYKVRSLLQYDE